The following are encoded in a window of Narcine bancroftii isolate sNarBan1 chromosome 2, sNarBan1.hap1, whole genome shotgun sequence genomic DNA:
- the LOC138753138 gene encoding laminin subunit alpha-3-like: protein MARERRAGFVFWVILLQSGRAARSQERPDRERGFSLQPPSLNIAQGAEIWATATCGEDGSGRPRLDLYCKLVGGPAAGSSSHTIQVPELQRVPASPPRWREGCGGSCRSWGRLAGAQRAECPRSCLRASRQSSDVSAK, encoded by the coding sequence ATGGCGAGAGAGCGCAGGGCAGGATTCGTGTTCTGGGTTATCCTGCTGCAGTCGGGACGGGCGGCCAGGAGTCAGGAGCGGCCGGACCGTGAAAGGGGCTTCAGCCTGCAGCCGCCCTCTCTCAACATTGCCCAGGGGGCAGAGATCTGGGCCACGGCCACTTGCGGAGAGGACGGCTCGGGCCGCCCCAGGCTCGACCTCTACTGCAAACTGGTGGGAGGGCCAGCCGCTGGAAGCTCCAGTCACACCATCCAGGTACCCGAGCTCCAGAGGGTTCCCGCCTCTCCCCCACGGTGGCGAGAGGGCTGTGGGGGTTCGTGCCGCTCTTGGGGACGGCTTGCAGGGGCGCAACGGGCCGAGTGCCCGCGATCGTGTCTCCGTGCGTCGAGGCAGAGCTCTGATGTTTCTGCCAAGTGA